The Miscanthus floridulus cultivar M001 chromosome 17, ASM1932011v1, whole genome shotgun sequence genome has a window encoding:
- the LOC136515808 gene encoding uncharacterized protein, whose translation MPSGEEEGAASGRGGPGKRNRRWRGARVASGAARGSSLRGAASGLLRRGGRASGCLLGRKAASGVAGKAKSAVAWRARGVGGGRGLLGEGRGVGATPARWASLGVPSGEEGGVGGGQGGESTAAELWGRAKDEDDQ comes from the coding sequence atgccctccggtgaggaagaaggCGCGGCGTCGGGCCGGGGTGGCCCGGGAAAGCGAAATCGGCGGTGGCGTGGCGCGCGCGTGGCGTCAGGGGCAGCCAGGGGCTCCTCCTTGAGGGGCGcggcgtcggggctactccggcgaggtgggcgGGCGTCGGGGTGCCTTCTTGGGAGGAAGGCGGCATCGGGGGTGGCCGGGAAGGCGAAATCGGCGGTGGCGTGGCGCGCGCGTGGCGTCGGGGGCGGCCGGGGGCTCCTTGGTGAGGGGCGcggcgtcggggctactccggcgaggtgggcgagcctcggggtgccctctggtgaggaaggcggcgtcgggggtggccAGGGAGGCGAATCGACGGCGGCGGAGCTCTGGGGACGCGCTAAAGACGAAGACGATCAATGA
- the LOC136515809 gene encoding uncharacterized protein, producing MTTHIKSINRKIWQVVETKFEVANPEAPTAAEEEKLQNNDIALSVIHDAINQRVFEQIKTMEMAHDAWMKLEESYEVTQAVKGAKAYIFKEKFASFKMKEDENVPEMFDRLQVLVNDLKELGEEGKAKLEESSDGECPSTCDEDDDEAMALFVKKFGKFMMKKGYRARRKKRSSKSKDEPRRCFKCNSKDHLIADCPHNSDNDDDKKIKKKGKKESKMTSKKKKKGGSYVVTWDSDSSTSDDDSDDEKTSSKKKALASIAINNKPSLFDTPSTCLMVKATKVQSHDESDNDSDSDDEPTKDELFDMLEDAREHFDIKRKGCKELRKSNKTLEQSIEELKASHERLMEAHEKLQKAHTKLEEAHSSLIAS from the exons atgacaacacacataaagtcaatcaatagaaagatatGGCAAGTTGTGGAGACCAAGTTTGAGGTTGCTAATCcggaggctcccaccgccgccgaagaagaaaagttgcaaaacaatgatattgctcttagtgttATTCATGATGCTATCAATCAAagagtgtttgagcaaatcaagactATGGAGATGGCTCATGATGCATGGATGAAGCTAGAAGAGTCATATGAGGTCACACAAGCGGTCAAGGGTGCCAAGGCTTATATtttcaaggagaagtttgcaagcttcaagatgaaagaggatgaaaatgtgccagagatgtttgataggctcCAAGTGTTGGTAAATGATCTAAAGGAGCTTGGTGAGGAG ggcaaggccaagctagaagaatcaagtgatggtgAATGCCCAAGTacttgtgatgaagatgatgatgaagcaatggctctatttgtgaagaaatttggtaaattcatgatgaagaagggctatcgtgctagaagaaagaagagaTCCTCCAAGAGCAAGGATGaaccaagaaggtgcttcaagtgcaaTAGCAAGGATCATCTCATTGCGGATTGCCCacataatagtgacaatgatgatgataagaagatcAAGAAGAAGGGCAAGAAAGAGAGCAAGATGACctccaaaaagaagaagaagggaggttcatatgtagtcacttgggatagtgattcatccacaagtgatgatgatagtgatgatgagaagacttcaagcaagaagaaggctcttgcaagcatcgctatcaacaacaagccttcactATTTGATACTCCATCTACATGTCTCATggttaaggccactaaggtacaatcccaTGATGAGagtgataatgatagtgatagtgatgatgaaccaactaaagatgaattatttgacatgcttgaAGATGCCCgtgaacattttgacattaagagaaaggGGTGCAAGGAATTGCGCAAGAGCAACAAAACTCTTGAGCAATCTATTGAGGAGCTAAaggcatctcatgagaggctaatggaagcccatgagaagcttcaAAAGGCTCACACCAAGCTTGAGGAAGCTCACTCTTCTCTTATTGCCAGTTAA
- the LOC136515807 gene encoding protein TORNADO 2-like has product MGLNYMGVAAINVVPALLSIPVIAAGIWLSTQADNACVQILQWPVIALGVAVLAVGLAGFVAAFWRLPWLLLADLVTMFVVVVALACLAVFVFAVTMGLSGHRVPSREFLEYDLDDYSAFPSVASST; this is encoded by the coding sequence ATGGGGCTCAACTACATGGGCGTCGCCGCCATCAACGTCGTGCCCGCGTTGCTGTCCATCCCCGTGATCGCCGCCGGCATCTGGCTGTCGACGCAGGCCGACAACGCCTGCGTCCAGATCCTCCAGTGGCCAGTGATTGCCCTCGGCGTGGCTGTCCTCGCGGTCGGCCTCGCGGGCTTCGTGGCCGCCTTCTGGCGCCTGCCGTGGCTCCTCCTCGCCGACCTCGTGACCATGTTTGTCGTCGTCGTGGCGCTGGCCTGCCTCGCCGTCTTCGTCTTCGCGGTGACCATGGGCTTGTCGGGCCACCGGGTGCCGAGCCGGGAGTTCCTCGAGTACGACCTGGACGACTACTCGGCGTTTCCGAGCGTGGCTTCGTCCACGTAA